The DNA region TCGCTCATCTTCCTTGAAACAGGCTCTCATTCACAACGATGGTGCAGCAGCAAGCTGCGTATCAGGATCAGCTGCGGATAGAGCGATTCGTCGGAATTTGTTCAGGCACAGAAACATGCTGGGAACAAAGAAGATGGCCAGCAACGTCGCCCCGCCAACTCCACCGGCAATTGTGACGGCCAAAGGCGGCCAGAACCGACCTCCCCCAATCCACAGCGGAAGGAACCCGGCGATGGTCGTCAGCGAAGTGGCGATCACATGGCGCGTACATCGCATCACAACTGCTCTGATGGCATCGTGATCGCCCGACGCAGCATCCACATCTGCGTTAATCCCTGCAAGCACGACAATGGAATCATTGATGGCCACACCTATCAATCCCATTGTCCCGATGATTGCCATGAAACCAAACGGCCAGCCCCAAAGCCAGAGCGATCCCAGGCCCAGTCCTATCGACAGAAACGCGACCATGCCAATGATGCTTGCCATGCGAAATGACCCAAACGACAAGACCAGTGTCGCGACCATCGTGACAGCCAGAATCCCCACACTGGCCATCAGATTTCCCACGGCATCATTTCGCTCAGCAGCTTCACCTCCGAATTCAATTTCATATCCCGCAGGAAGTTGCAGATCAGCCGCTGAAAGACGCCGTTGAAATTCCCCCAACACAACGGCCGGCAATACTCCTGCCTGAATGAAACCCTGAACCTCATTGATGCGCCTTCGGTTCAGTCGCGTGACAGAAGTCACTTCACTTCGCAACTGAGGTTCCCCCAGCGAACGTACAGGGATGCCGAGGAAACGGCCTCCCGGACGGCCCGGCGATGCCAGGGCTGAGGTCGATAACACTGATGGCGATAACACGGTCAGGCTTTGCAAATCAGAAACGCTGTCTCGACCCTCATCAGCCACCCGAACTCGAAGGGGCAGCTCTTCTGTTCCTTCCAGAATCAATCCTCCGACAGCTCCTTCCAGCGTTGCGGATATTTGTTCGGAAATGGCATGGTGGTCCAGCCCGGCGACTCGGGCTTCATCTTCATCGATCTGCAGAGTCAAGGCTGCCGTAAGCTCCGAGGCTTCTGTGCGTACGTGGGTCACCTGCGGGACCTGAACAAGAATGGATCGCACTGAAGCCGCAATCGTGGCGAGCTTGTCCAGATCCGGCCCTTTGACTCGTACTTCGATGGGCGCAATAAAAGGCGGGCCCTGTTCGAGCTGGCGAACCAGAACACGGACTCCCGAAAACGTACGATCCAGATCGCGCTGCAGCGACTGCACAATACTCGCCACTCCTTCGCTGGTCTTCAGCTGCACCAGAGCCTGCCCGTATCTCGGCATTCCTCGCGTTGATGGAAGCTGGTTGTAATAAAATGGCGGTGCACTGCGTCCAAGAAACCACGCAACCTGTTCCACCTCTGGCCGCTGCAGAAGTTCCGTGCGAACCCGTTGTGCAATGGCAAGCGTCGCGTTCAAAGAAGACTGCGCCGGTAATTCGATTTCAATGGAGACCTGATTTCGATCGGCAGGCGGAAAGAACTGTTCCGGCAGCAGTCCTGCCTGAATGAAACCCAGCACAGGAAAGACCATTCCTCCCAGCACACCAAGCCAGGGACGCTGCAGGACGAATTTCAGGAATCGCTCATAGGCCGATGTAAGCCAGGCACTCCTCCATCCATCAGAATACCAGTGCCGTTGAAGTGGAGTTTCAGGCCTGACATGTGCGCCCTGCCCGGGTTGAACGGCATACGACCTGCGATCCAGAAAGCCCGTCAACGCCGGCACAATTGTCAGTGACAATAGCAGTGAACTAAATATCGCCATGATCACATTAATCGAAATGGAGCTGACAAATTCGCCGGCGGGACCAGGCATCAGCGCGATCGGTGCAAATGCCAGCGCTGTTGTCAGCGTTGACCCGAACAAAGGCACAGCAAGATTCCTGATCGTCTGCTCGATCGCTGTGGTCATGTTCATCCCGTCGCGGCGACGGTGATGCACTTCGTCCACCAGAACAATCGCGTTATCAATCAGCAATCCCAGCGCGATAATCAGTCCTGTGACTGACATTTGATGAATGGGGATGTTCATCCACCGCATCCCGGCCAGTACCATAAATGAACTCAGCGGTAGTGCTGAACCCACGATGATTGCGCTGCGCCAGCCCATCAGCCACCAGACGACCGCGATGACAGAGATGACGCCGACCATCAAATTCCAGAGCAAAGTTTCCAGGCGATCCTGCACGTAGATGTTCTGATTGAAGATCTCCACCAGCCGCACGTCTCCGGACAGGTGATCTGCGAACTGCCGAACGACTCGTTCTGATGCTGCGGACCAGACATCCACGCGCTGGCTGGGCCGAATCAAACACGCCAGAACAACCGCGGGGCGCCCTTCGACAATTGCCAGGTTGTCGGGCGGATCCAGAATGGCCCGACGAATACCTGCAATATCCGAAAGTCGAACGACCTGGCCCTGATCTCCGACGGCAACAGGGATCTGACTGATCTCTGCAATGCCATCGAGCTCACCAGACACCTCGATCTGC from Planctomycetaceae bacterium includes:
- a CDS encoding efflux RND transporter permease subunit, with translation MRRLSVTFYENPRLTVLAIGLLVVAGLSSFAVLPRMEDPLLTPRAALVLTHLAGADAEQVEALVTDPIEDELREIPEIKELRSESRAGMSTITVELRDDVYGVTAPQVWSRVRDRLADAEARLPVHASRPRFEELEVTAYTRLIAIVWDGPLDSQDDAPEGSPSLSTVLPAENSGEANSETGSYERVRQVRHLGLLRRVAEDLRDQLLAVPGTKDVDMLGDPREEIAVEIAPSTLASLGLTASRLSQIITNSDARVSAGQLRSDAQNLQIEVSGELDGIAEISQIPVAVGDQGQVVRLSDIAGIRRAILDPPDNLAIVEGRPAVVLACLIRPSQRVDVWSAASERVVRQFADHLSGDVRLVEIFNQNIYVQDRLETLLWNLMVGVISVIAVVWWLMGWRSAIIVGSALPLSSFMVLAGMRWMNIPIHQMSVTGLIIALGLLIDNAIVLVDEVHHRRRDGMNMTTAIEQTIRNLAVPLFGSTLTTALAFAPIALMPGPAGEFVSSISINVIMAIFSSLLLSLTIVPALTGFLDRRSYAVQPGQGAHVRPETPLQRHWYSDGWRSAWLTSAYERFLKFVLQRPWLGVLGGMVFPVLGFIQAGLLPEQFFPPADRNQVSIEIELPAQSSLNATLAIAQRVRTELLQRPEVEQVAWFLGRSAPPFYYNQLPSTRGMPRYGQALVQLKTSEGVASIVQSLQRDLDRTFSGVRVLVRQLEQGPPFIAPIEVRVKGPDLDKLATIAASVRSILVQVPQVTHVRTEASELTAALTLQIDEDEARVAGLDHHAISEQISATLEGAVGGLILEGTEELPLRVRVADEGRDSVSDLQSLTVLSPSVLSTSALASPGRPGGRFLGIPVRSLGEPQLRSEVTSVTRLNRRRINEVQGFIQAGVLPAVVLGEFQRRLSAADLQLPAGYEIEFGGEAAERNDAVGNLMASVGILAVTMVATLVLSFGSFRMASIIGMVAFLSIGLGLGSLWLWGWPFGFMAIIGTMGLIGVAINDSIVVLAGINADVDAASGDHDAIRAVVMRCTRHVIATSLTTIAGFLPLWIGGGRFWPPLAVTIAGGVGGATLLAIFFVPSMFLCLNKFRRIALSAADPDTQLAAAPSL